In the Nakamurella alba genome, one interval contains:
- a CDS encoding GNAT family N-acetyltransferase, giving the protein MNYRAGDIRTRTLRRIDEDQIRDLADVLVDCVEGGASVSFLLPITREKAIAFWTKVADDVHAGRRLVAVAEDPDGIVGTAQLLLDLPENQPHRADVAKVLVHRRGRRHGLATILMRILEFRAIKLGRTLLVLDTTTGGDAERLYTRMGWTPVGEIPHFALNPDGVTYKSTTVFYKDLTTDLFHEGVLREVGLLGSADPAGPALGGEAGSVDQPAGDQ; this is encoded by the coding sequence ATGAACTACCGCGCCGGGGACATCCGCACCAGGACACTGCGGCGGATCGACGAGGACCAGATCCGCGACCTCGCAGATGTTCTCGTCGACTGCGTCGAGGGCGGCGCATCGGTGAGCTTCCTGCTGCCGATCACCCGGGAGAAGGCCATCGCCTTCTGGACGAAGGTCGCCGACGACGTCCACGCCGGGCGCCGACTCGTCGCCGTGGCCGAGGACCCGGACGGCATCGTCGGAACGGCGCAGTTGCTGCTGGATCTGCCGGAGAACCAGCCGCACCGTGCTGATGTCGCCAAGGTGCTGGTGCACCGCCGCGGTCGGCGCCACGGCCTCGCCACCATCCTGATGCGGATCCTCGAGTTCCGGGCGATCAAGCTCGGTCGCACCTTGCTGGTCCTCGACACCACCACCGGTGGCGACGCGGAGCGGCTGTACACCCGGATGGGGTGGACACCCGTCGGCGAGATCCCGCACTTCGCACTGAATCCCGACGGCGTCACCTACAAGAGCACCACCGTCTTCTACAAGGACCTGACCACCGACCTGTTCCACGAGGGCGTTCTCCGGGAGGTCGGTCTGCTCGGGTCAGCGGACCCCGCGGGTCCAGCGCTCGGTGGAGAGGCCGGCAGCGTAGACCAACCCGCCGGCGACCAGTAG